One Mercurialis annua linkage group LG3, ddMerAnnu1.2, whole genome shotgun sequence DNA window includes the following coding sequences:
- the LOC126671551 gene encoding uncharacterized protein LOC126671551 → MVSTRRSGSLSTTNTNTKRSSSSEDKPPSPKRQKGENGGGAAEKPMPETDNSKELFPPLVSDPAECGATDAPVSVDGGGDAVCSGKADVAPAVDVVSPIAEGSTPIIVDKPRGSLSSWYKQNLNFESVPWCKLLSQSAQNPTVPICTPSFTIGSSRQSNFPLKDQSVSGTLCKIRHTQREGGGVAVLECTGSKGSVQVNGEVVKKGAVCDLHCGDELVFGLSGNNAYIFQQLMTEVAAKGMEVQGNVGKFLQLERRSGDASAASILASLSSLRPEISSRYKSSGQSTGKIHPGTEMPAHSVVHDGTEAELDGLEINSTPNPEGDKVADAGEVGKNLPHDCNRDSGIEAGNVKLSGVNDLIRPLFGMLARSSNSKQKLSKSICKQVLEERNEWIRDSQLASTSGMSLRCAVFKEDIRAGILDGKNIDVSFDNFPYYLSENTKNVLIAASYIHLRHKEHVKYTAELTTVNPRILLSGPAGSEIYQEMLAKALANYFGAKLLVFDSHSFLGGLSSKEVDFLKDGYSVEKYCTCLKQSQVPVDLSKSVNPSSGVEADTPSSSNAPSSSGQESQPKMDADAPSSSGTSKNLLFKTGDRVRFIFGGLYPTTSPTRGPSNGIRGKVVLVFEDNPLSKIGVRFDKPVPDGVDLGGLCEGGHGYFCNVTDLRLDNVEDLDKLLVNTLFEAIQNESRNSPFILFLKDAEKSIAGNPDTCSTFKSRLEKLPDNVVAIASHTQTDNRKEKSHPGGLLFTKFGSNQTALLDLAFPDSFGRLHDRGKEVPKATKVLTKLFPNKVVIHMPQDEALLISWKQHLDRDGETLKMKGNLNYLRSVLSRCGMEFEGLESLCIKDQTLTNESAEKVVGWALSHHLMQNPKADADADTDTRLVLSSESIQYGIGILQAIQNESKSLKKSLKDVVTENEFEKRLLADVIPPTDIGVTFDDIGALENVKDTLKELVMLPLQRPELFCKGQLTKPCKGILLFGPPGTGKTMLAKAVATEAGANFINISMSSITSKWFGEGEKYVKAVFSLASKIAPSVVFVDEVDSMLGRRENPGEHEAMRKMKNEFMVNWDGLRTKDTERVLVLAATNRPFDLDEAVIRRLPRRLMVNLPDAPNRAKIMRVILAKEDLSPDVDFDAIASLTDGYSGSDLKNLCVTAAHRPIKEILEKEKKECAIATAEGKPAPALSGSADIRPLNMNDFKDAHERVCASVSSESVNMTELLQWNELYGEGGSRRKKALSYFM, encoded by the exons ATGGTTTCTACGAGACGAAGTGGATCTCTCTCCACAACCAACACTAACACCAAAAGATCCTCTTCGTCGGAGGATAAGCCTCCGTCGCCCAAGCGTCAGAAG GGAGAAAATGGCGGAGGAGCAGCGGAGAAACCGATGCCGGAAACGGATAATTCAAAGGAATTGTTTCCACCTCTAGTGTCGGATCCCGCTGAATGTGGAGCTACTGACGCTCCGGTGTCCGTTGACGGCGGCGGTGATGCTGTTTGTTCTGGTAAAGCTGACGTGGCTCCTGCTGTTGATGTTGTGTCACCGATCGCTGAAG GTTCGACGCCAATTATAGTGGATAAACCGAGGGGTTCGTTGTCGTCTTGGTATAAGcagaatttgaattttgaatcgGTTCCTTGGTGTAAACTTCTATCACAGTCTGCTCAG AACCCAACTGTACCTATATGCACACCAAGTTTCACCATTGGTTCAAGCAGACAGTCCAATTTTCCGTTAAAGGATCAGAGTGTCAGTGGAACACTCTGCAAGATCAGACATACACAG CGTGAGGGAGGTGGTGTGGCTGTTCTAGAATGTACGGGAAGTAAAGGGTCGGTACAAGTAAATGGGGAAGTAGTCAAGAAAGGAGCTGTTTGTGATCTTCATTGCGGAGATGAGTTGGTTTTCGGTTTATCAGGGAACAATGCCTAT ATTTTTCAACAACTCATGACTGAGGTTGCAGCCAAGGGTATGGAGGTTCAAGGTAATGTTGGGAAATTTTTGCAACTTGAAAGGAGGTCAGGAGATGCTTCAGCTGCATCAATATTGGCATCTCTTTCAAGCCTGAGGCCAGAAATATCTTCACGTTATAAATCTTCAGGTCAAAGTACTGGTAAAATCCACCCAGGAACCGAGATGCCTGCACATTCTGTTGTCCATGATGGCACAGAAGCTGAGCTTGATGGCTTGGAAATCAATTCAACTCCAAATCCTGAGGGTGATAAAGTTGCAGACGCTGGAGAAGTTGGGAAGAACCTTCCTCATGATTGCAATCGGGACTCTGGAATTGAGGCAGGCAATGTAAAACTCTCTGGAGTGAATGATTTGATAAGGCCTTTATTCGGGATGTTAGCTCGATCCTCTAATAGTAAACAAAAATTGAGCAAAAGTATATGTAAACAGGTATTGGAAGAAAGGAATGAGTGGATAAGGGATTCACAATTGGCATCAACATCGGGTATGTCGTTGCGTTGTGCAGTATTTAAAGAAGATATCCGTGCTGGAATTCTTGATGGAAAAAATATAGATGTTTCATTTGACAATTTCCCATACTATTTAAG TGAGAACACTAAGAATGTGCTAATTGCGGCTTCATATATACATCTGAGGCACAAAGAACATGTAAAATATACTGCAGAGCTTACTACTGTTAATCCACGGATTTTACTATCTGGTCCTGCAG GTTCTGAAATATATCAGGAGATGTTAGCGAAAGCTCTTGCTAACTATTTTGGCGCTAAACTACTTGTATTCGATAGCCATTCTTTTCTTGGT GGTTTGTCTTCAAAGGAAGTTGACTTTTTGAAGGATGGATATAGTGTAGAAAAATACTGCACTTGTCTTAAGCAAAGTCAAGTACCTGTGGACTTATCAAAGAGTGTGAATCCATCATCAGGTGTTGAAGCAGATACACCTAGCTCTTCAAATGCACCTTCTTCCTCTGGACAGGAATCTCAACCGAAAATGGATGCTGATGCACCTTCTTCTTCTGGAACATCTAAGAATCTACTGTTTAAAACAG GTGACAGAGTACGATTTATTTTTGGCGGCTTATACCCAACAACATCACCAACTAG GGGTCCATCTAATGGAATTCGTGGAAAAGTAGTACTTGTTTTTGAGGACAATCCCTTGTCAAAAATTGGTGTAAGATTTGATAAGCCTGTGCCTGACGGTGTCGATCTTGGAGGTCTTTGTGAGGGAGGTCATGGATACTTTTGCAATG TTACGGATCTTCGGTTGGATAATGTGGAAGATTTGGATAAACTACTCGTCAACACGTTGTTTGAG GCCATACAAAATGAGAGCAGAAATTCCCCTTTTATTTTGTTCCTGAAAGATGCGGAGAAATCGATTGCAGGAAATCCGGATACATGTTCTACATTCAAAAGCAGACTTGAAAAACTTCCTGATAATGTTGTAGCAATTGCTTCACATACTCAGACAGACAATCGTAAGGAAAAG TCGCATCCTGGAGGTCTTCTTTTTACAAAATTTGGTAGTAATCAAACTGCTCTTCTAGACTTGGCTTTTCCG GATAGTTTTGGAAGGCTTCATGACAGAGGGAAAGAAGTGCCTAAAGCAACTAAAGTGCTGACTAAACTTTTCCCAAATAAAGTAGTTATTCACATGCCGCAG GACGAGGCACTTCTAATTTCTTGGAAGCAGCATCTGGATCGAGATGGTGAAACTCTCAAAATGAAAGGAAATTTGAATTACCTGCGTTCT GTTCTGAGTCGGTGTGGAATGGAATTTGAAGGACTGGAATCGTTGTGCATCAAAGATCAGACACTAACAAATGAAA GTGCTGAAAAGGTCGTTGGATGGGCTCTAAGCCATCATCTAATGCAGAATCCTAAAGCTGATGCCGATGCCGATACTGATACTAGACTCGTTTTGTCTAGTGAGAG CATCCAGTACGGCATTGGGATCTTGCAAGCCATTCAGAACGAGTCCAAAAGCTTGAAGAAGTCACTCAAG GATGTTGTAACAGAAAATGAGTTTGAGAAAAGGCTTTTGGCTGACGTTATTCCACCAACGGACATTGGAGTTACATTTGATGATATTGGAGCTTTAGAAAATGTCAAGGATACTTTGAAAGAGTTAGTGATGCTTCCTTTACAGAGGCCTGAGCTTTTCTGCAAGGGGCAGCTAACCAAG CCTTGCAAGGGAATACTGCTATTCGGACCACCTGGAACTGGAAAGACTATGCTTGCCAAGGCTGTGGCAACAGAAGCTGGTGCAAACTTTATCAATATTTCGATGTCAAGCATCACATCTAAG TGGTTTGGTGAGGGTGAGAAGTATGTGAAAGCTGTCTTCTCTCTGGCCAGTAAAATTGCGCCTAGTGTTGTATTTGTTGATGAG GTTGACAGCATGTTGGGGAGGAGGGAAAATCCAGGTGAGCATGAAGCCATGCGGAAGATGAAAAATGAATTTATGGTGAACTGGGATGGCCTACGTACTAAAGATACAGAAAGGGTTCTAGTTCTTGCAGCAACTAATAGGCCCTTTGACCTTGATGAAGCTGTCATAAGAAGGCTGCCACGaag ATTGATGGTTAATCTGCCTGATGCTCCAAATAGAGCAAAGATAATGAGAGTTATTCTGGCTAAGGAGGATTTGTCTCCTGATGTTGATTTTGATGCAATTGCAAGCTTAACAGATGGATATTCTGGAAGTGATCTTAAG AACCTATGTGTTACTGCTGCGCACCGCCCAATTAAAGAGATACTGGAGAAGGAAAAGAAG GAATGTGCTATCGCTACTGCAGAAGGTAAGCCTGCTCCGGCTTTAAGTGGCAGCGCTGACATTCGGCCTCTTAATATGAATGATTTTAAAGATGCTCATGAACGG GTTTGTGCAAGTGTTTCATCGGAGTCGGTTAACATGACCGAGTTACTACAATGGAACGAACTCTACGGCGAAGGTGGTTCTAGAAGAAAGAAGGCGCTCAGctattttatgtaa
- the LOC126673163 gene encoding elongation factor 1-delta 1-like isoform X2, with protein MAVAFNNLGSAAGLKKLDDYLLTRSYITGYQASKDDVTVYAALSTAPSSEYVNVSRWFHHIDALLRLSGVTAEGSGVTIEGFAPVAEEAVATPPASDSKAAEDDDDDDDVDLFGEETEEEKKASEARAAAVKASGKKKESGKSSVLLDIKPWDDETDMKKLEEAVRSVQMEGLLWGASKLVPVGYGIKKLQIMMTIVDDLVSVDTLIEERLTVEPINEYVQSCDIFAFNKI; from the exons ATGGCCGTGGCATTTAACAATCTTGGATCAGCTGCTGGTCTGAAGAAACTCGATGATTATCTTCTTACACGCAGCTACATTACCGG GTACCAAGCTTCAAAAGATGATGTTACAGTTTATGCAGCTCTTTCAACAGCTCCGTCATCCGAATATGTGAATGTATCACGGTGGTTCCACCACATTGATGCACTCCTGAGGCTTTC GGGTGTAACTGCTGAAGGGTCAGGAGTCACCATTGAGGGATTTGCTCCCGTCGCTGAAGAGGCAGTTGCTACACCTCCTGCTTCTGATTCCAAG GCTGCTGAGGATGACGATGACGATGATGATGTGGATCTGTTTGGTGAAGAGACTGAGGAGGAAAAGAAGGCTTCAGAGGCACGTGCAGCTGCTGTCAAGGCATCTGGCAAGAAGAAAGAGT CTGGAAAGTCATCTGTATTATTGGACATCAAACCATGGGATGATGAGACTGACATGAAAAAGCTTGAAGAAGCAGTTAGAAGTGTTCAAATGGAGGGGCTTCTTTGGGGAGCAT CTAAGCTTGTACCAGTTGGATACGGTATTAAGAAATTGCAGATCATGATGACCATTGTGGATGATTTGGTGTCTGTGGACACTCTGATTGAGGAACGCCTTACAGTTGAGCCAATTAATGAATATGTCCAGAGCTGTGACATTTTTGCTTTCAACAAGATAT
- the LOC126673163 gene encoding elongation factor 1-delta 1-like isoform X1: MAVAFNNLGSAAGLKKLDDYLLTRSYITGYQASKDDVTVYAALSTAPSSEYVNVSRWFHHIDALLRLSGVTAEGSGVTIEGFAPVAEEAVATPPASDSKAAEDDDDDDDVDLFGEETEEEKKASEARAAAVKASGKKKESGKSSVLLDIKPWDDETDMKKLEEAVRSVQMEGLLWGASKLVPVGYGIKKLQIMMTIVDDLVSVDTLIEERLTVEPINEYVQSCDIFAFNKI, from the exons ATGGCCGTGGCATTTAACAATCTTGGATCAGCTGCTGGTCTGAAGAAACTCGATGATTATCTTCTTACACGCAGCTACATTACCGG GTACCAAGCTTCAAAAGATGATGTTACAGTTTATGCAGCTCTTTCAACAGCTCCGTCATCCGAATATGTGAATGTATCACGGTGGTTCCACCACATTGATGCACTCCTGAGGCTTTC GGGTGTAACTGCTGAAGGGTCAGGAGTCACCATTGAGGGATTTGCTCCCGTCGCTGAAGAGGCAGTTGCTACACCTCCTGCTTCTGATTCCAAG GCTGCTGAGGATGACGATGACGATGATGATGTGGATCTGTTTGGTGAAGAGACTGAGGAGGAAAAGAAGGCTTCAGAGGCACGTGCAGCTGCTGTCAAGGCATCTGGCAAGAAGAAAGAGT CTGGAAAGTCATCTGTATTATTGGACATCAAACCATGGGATGATGAGACTGACATGAAAAAGCTTGAAGAAGCAGTTAGAAGTGTTCAAATGGAGGGGCTTCTTTGGGGAGCAT CTAAGCTTGTACCAGTTGGATACGGTATTAAGAAATTGCAGATCATGATGACCATTGTGGATGATTTGGTGTCTGTGGACACTCTGATTGAGGAACGCCTTACAGTTGAGCCAATTAATGAATATGTCCAGAGCTGTGACATTTTTGCTTTCAACAAGATAT AA